Proteins found in one Nostoc sp. NIES-3756 genomic segment:
- the hpsA gene encoding hormogonium polysaccharide biosynthesis protein HpsA, whose product MTIKRQLVKTIRKQAKLLRKKIFKQNPLSAFKKQINSILRTLFFTKKRRGTTNAGFVLPTVAMVALVVVLLTTAILFRSFERAKNASNVRVNEAALNAAAPAIDRARAKINKLFQDPRLPRATPTDDALYSTLTTNINEYTFGDETQLKLTQSSNELRTAWMYPVDTDNNGKFDSYALYGIYFKNPPVSNGQYTRARNPLEARTPPMTVGNVNGSCGAGQDTSAALVGSTGWFRNGTKLKKAFFSYTATVPITSDPTDTTNYEKKKGSQGFSALELQQDRIQLPLVNNAVVYEDDLGLSPGPLFRLNGRVFTNSNLITGIPTGGDGIRFYQVSANASCFYDPDNAKIVIGGNLGSGVITENSDSGGVTIDLYKGKTPAATNVAIISGSGANTTSNKSVAHTPRQIAYNSLAYTQRINRLVTAQIAASSDGSTDPSEVTQGMQDVVTKQGRALADLTTTEKASLRFKQLELYFRRRTRRVPYAEVAFDGDALGDYKVGGSQASAVLQGSGNTLRPPDPWIYPFDPANGTTATGYAGLSLNLNGTDKLYPSATEPTKLVKELQEVEGYFGDRVIIGNNLPQLWWDKTKNAFVGPNADDTQNITAYKWDNGDVTRTRRSRVETLKDLGTTDRDGDWELAAAQVPNSPQEPVGGLRVVTGAGIYLPETVTSANVTTTTYTSLNRQIWSDMLPVRDPAVATQTRQPYSDYGLQLTYRVPQPVAGQPYLQMRATAVYHYKPTDYSQTSPTPIACVSSYYDPTNSTTAKNLSTLPFDNATGGRSNNGIVYPFPTSRTESTYSSVLSYLADLTYNGRSIDDGLLRKALNKTDATKRTLSEKSAIDAAICGLAIFDGTLNAPSDSAIAHGSIYEVAFLDARQIQTAEETTGNRNYDKFRRNRRPLEIRATVLDIDKLRRKTIGSSTPAQEYLLPNSGVIYATRDDALLDLSATANPNSPTEAEKLESTVDYKLDPNRRPNAIMLVNGQKIARADSNTYRDAEKGLILATNLPSYIKGNFNLHTQEEFTTSLASNWSNFYDRTGLNTHFACRPGDPRLPQCTTGDEWRSATVLADSLTVLSNNFRFGFRNEADYDWQLNPTTVPTTPVDYTGIFTTENSFVPIADWFNPSADGAGNFPAFPKDLDTTTTGFQGSSYLNNFVTPIVRKVRAKQLLLEVCYNNSGTNCNSPRNWTIKNACPSTAIGQSVWRDKKADGTADIVGKPATSIKTGIIGTPIDCNTTDINPSKPTRIAFVRNLDTGDIVTPLKVYGVASDGKIAEFDWPLTGTSQPQDALNASGNPYFIPWLNGVRLGNTNNIRFEPVFQYNLPFGTPEAPDTDPIKAGKHGNWLQEATATTVNVIAAVGDTPMAAPSATRGAEDNGGLHNFVRLIENWNTAATETALKMSGAFYQVKRSAYATAPFMPVFSGNTYQIDNYGAGVRGTVPYYMPALRQWGYDVALLSQSPDLFAQKLVTIPDDLPDEFFREVGRDDPWVKILLCAKKAADDTNAIDANQRGSCS is encoded by the coding sequence ATGACCATAAAACGCCAGCTAGTCAAGACAATTAGAAAACAAGCCAAATTATTGAGAAAAAAAATATTTAAACAAAACCCTTTATCTGCATTTAAAAAGCAGATAAATTCAATATTGAGAACTTTATTCTTCACCAAAAAGCGGCGCGGTACAACAAATGCTGGATTTGTTTTACCAACAGTAGCAATGGTAGCCCTAGTAGTTGTCCTACTCACTACTGCAATACTATTTCGGTCTTTTGAACGGGCTAAAAATGCCAGTAATGTTCGTGTAAATGAAGCGGCATTGAATGCTGCGGCTCCTGCAATTGACCGGGCTAGGGCGAAGATAAACAAACTATTTCAAGACCCAAGATTACCACGCGCCACGCCAACAGATGATGCACTGTATAGCACTTTAACTACTAATATCAATGAGTACACTTTTGGCGACGAAACGCAATTAAAGCTAACTCAAAGTTCTAATGAACTGAGAACAGCGTGGATGTACCCTGTCGATACCGATAACAACGGTAAATTTGATAGTTATGCCCTTTATGGAATTTACTTTAAAAATCCACCTGTTAGTAACGGACAATATACTCGTGCCAGAAACCCCTTAGAGGCGAGAACTCCGCCTATGACTGTTGGTAATGTCAATGGCAGTTGCGGAGCTGGTCAAGATACAAGTGCTGCCTTAGTAGGTAGCACAGGCTGGTTTAGAAATGGTACTAAGTTGAAAAAAGCCTTTTTTTCTTACACTGCTACTGTTCCTATTACCTCAGATCCCACAGACACCACCAACTATGAGAAAAAGAAAGGTAGTCAAGGCTTTTCGGCTTTAGAACTTCAGCAAGACAGAATACAACTACCTTTAGTTAACAACGCTGTTGTTTATGAAGATGACTTAGGGCTATCCCCTGGGCCGCTTTTCCGGCTCAATGGACGTGTTTTCACTAACAGTAATTTGATCACTGGTATACCTACTGGTGGTGATGGTATTCGGTTCTATCAAGTTAGTGCTAACGCATCCTGTTTTTATGACCCAGACAACGCTAAAATAGTTATTGGTGGAAATCTTGGTTCTGGTGTAATTACTGAGAATAGTGATTCGGGTGGGGTAACAATTGACTTATACAAAGGTAAAACACCTGCTGCTACCAATGTCGCTATTATAAGTGGCTCAGGCGCAAATACAACTAGCAACAAATCAGTAGCCCATACCCCAAGACAAATTGCTTACAATAGCCTAGCTTACACACAACGCATCAACCGTTTGGTTACTGCCCAGATAGCAGCTAGTTCCGACGGAAGCACTGATCCTTCAGAAGTTACCCAAGGGATGCAAGATGTAGTTACTAAGCAAGGTCGAGCCTTAGCTGATTTAACAACTACTGAAAAAGCTAGCTTACGCTTCAAACAGCTAGAACTTTACTTTAGAAGACGCACCCGCAGAGTTCCCTATGCAGAAGTTGCCTTTGACGGTGATGCTTTGGGAGATTACAAAGTTGGTGGTAGCCAGGCAAGTGCAGTATTGCAAGGTAGTGGTAATACTTTACGCCCACCCGATCCTTGGATCTATCCTTTCGATCCTGCCAATGGTACAACAGCAACTGGTTATGCAGGGTTAAGTTTAAATCTAAATGGTACTGACAAGCTATACCCTTCTGCAACTGAACCAACTAAGCTGGTAAAGGAATTACAAGAAGTAGAAGGCTATTTTGGCGATCGCGTTATTATCGGTAATAACCTCCCTCAACTTTGGTGGGACAAAACGAAAAACGCATTTGTCGGACCAAACGCCGATGATACCCAAAATATCACTGCTTATAAATGGGACAATGGCGATGTAACTCGCACTCGCCGCAGCCGTGTAGAAACACTTAAAGATTTAGGTACTACAGACAGAGACGGAGACTGGGAATTAGCAGCAGCTCAAGTACCAAATAGCCCACAAGAACCAGTTGGTGGCTTGAGAGTAGTCACTGGTGCAGGAATTTATTTACCCGAAACTGTCACCTCCGCTAATGTGACTACAACCACATATACTTCACTTAACCGACAAATTTGGTCTGATATGTTGCCTGTAAGAGATCCTGCTGTGGCTACCCAAACTAGGCAACCTTACAGCGACTATGGTTTACAGCTTACTTATAGAGTACCTCAACCTGTTGCTGGTCAACCATATCTGCAAATGCGGGCTACGGCAGTTTATCACTACAAACCTACTGATTATAGCCAAACTAGTCCCACACCTATTGCTTGTGTTAGCAGCTATTATGATCCGACTAATAGCACTACGGCTAAAAATTTATCTACTTTGCCTTTTGATAATGCTACTGGGGGTCGCTCCAACAATGGCATAGTTTACCCCTTTCCTACAAGTAGAACTGAAAGCACGTATAGCAGTGTGTTGAGTTATTTAGCAGACTTAACTTACAATGGACGCTCTATTGATGATGGACTACTGAGAAAAGCTTTAAACAAAACTGATGCTACCAAACGTACTCTCTCAGAAAAGTCTGCAATTGATGCCGCAATTTGTGGCTTGGCAATTTTTGATGGTACTCTGAATGCTCCTTCAGATAGTGCCATTGCTCATGGCTCTATTTATGAAGTTGCCTTTCTAGATGCCAGACAGATTCAAACAGCTGAGGAAACGACAGGAAATAGAAATTACGATAAATTTAGAAGAAATAGAAGACCTTTAGAAATTCGTGCCACTGTTTTAGATATTGACAAGCTCCGCAGAAAAACTATCGGTAGCAGCACACCAGCACAAGAATATCTATTACCAAATAGTGGTGTCATCTATGCTACTCGTGATGATGCACTGCTAGATTTAAGTGCGACGGCAAACCCCAATTCACCTACTGAAGCTGAAAAGCTAGAAAGTACCGTAGATTATAAGCTTGATCCCAATCGTCGTCCCAATGCCATCATGCTTGTTAACGGGCAAAAAATAGCTCGTGCTGACAGCAATACCTATAGAGACGCAGAAAAGGGACTCATTTTAGCTACTAATTTGCCTTCCTATATCAAGGGTAACTTTAATCTGCACACTCAAGAAGAGTTTACGACTTCATTAGCATCTAATTGGAGCAATTTCTATGATCGGACAGGCTTAAATACCCACTTTGCTTGTCGTCCGGGTGATCCTAGATTGCCACAGTGTACAACTGGCGACGAATGGCGCTCTGCTACTGTATTGGCAGATTCTCTAACCGTGCTTTCCAATAACTTTAGATTTGGCTTCCGCAACGAAGCAGACTATGATTGGCAGCTTAATCCAACTACAGTTCCAACTACTCCAGTTGACTATACAGGAATTTTTACCACTGAAAATTCCTTTGTACCTATTGCTGATTGGTTTAATCCCAGTGCCGACGGTGCGGGCAATTTTCCAGCCTTTCCTAAAGATTTAGATACAACAACGACAGGATTTCAAGGGAGTTCCTATCTCAACAACTTTGTCACACCAATAGTACGAAAAGTTCGGGCTAAACAGCTATTGTTGGAAGTTTGTTACAACAATTCTGGTACTAATTGCAATAGTCCTAGAAACTGGACAATTAAAAACGCCTGCCCATCAACAGCCATAGGGCAGAGTGTGTGGCGAGACAAGAAAGCTGATGGTACAGCAGACATTGTTGGTAAACCAGCAACATCAATTAAAACAGGAATCATTGGTACACCAATAGACTGTAATACTACTGATATTAATCCTAGTAAACCAACTAGAATTGCCTTTGTACGTAATCTTGATACTGGTGATATAGTAACCCCACTTAAAGTTTATGGTGTTGCTAGCGATGGCAAAATAGCAGAGTTTGACTGGCCGTTAACAGGGACAAGTCAACCACAAGATGCTCTAAATGCAAGCGGAAATCCATATTTTATCCCTTGGCTTAATGGGGTTCGCCTTGGTAATACGAATAATATTCGCTTTGAACCAGTGTTCCAATATAACCTACCATTTGGTACTCCTGAAGCTCCAGATACCGATCCTATTAAAGCTGGAAAACATGGAAATTGGTTACAAGAAGCAACAGCAACTACAGTCAATGTAATTGCCGCAGTTGGGGATACTCCTATGGCTGCTCCTTCTGCAACTCGTGGTGCTGAAGATAATGGTGGTTTACACAACTTTGTGCGCTTGATTGAAAACTGGAATACTGCTGCCACCGAAACTGCGTTGAAAATGAGCGGGGCTTTTTACCAAGTTAAACGTAGTGCTTATGCTACTGCACCATTTATGCCAGTATTTTCGGGTAACACCTATCAAATAGATAACTATGGTGCTGGTGTTAGGGGTACAGTTCCATACTATATGCCTGCTTTGCGGCAATGGGGTTATGATGTAGCATTACTGTCTCAATCACCTGACTTGTTTGCTCAAAAATTAGTCACAATTCCCGATGATTTGCCTGATGAGTTCTTCCGGGAAGTTGGTAGAGACGATCCTTGGGTAAAAATCTTGTTGTGTGCCAAAAAAGCTGCCGATGATACGAATGCTATAGATGCAAATCAACGTGGTTCTTGCTCTTAA
- a CDS encoding pilus assembly FimT family protein — MNKILVKSFNNYNKNSNSKYLYPPSRYVLMFAQANAGFSMVELLAVVMMIGILAVIALPSWSAFVTRQRVNKANDAVLAAIQEAQRQAKRQKTSYSVSFKVESQIPKMVIHLDSEDASSISDTPKKRWQTLGEDLDIRSAGQIKLLTNLTDNKNIANDSTFNQISSTPKTITFDYMGTLVGAKFGTPPTGSDEPPGLKVAVANNSNTVKRCVVLKTLLGATLTKRDNDCNS; from the coding sequence ATGAACAAGATACTTGTGAAATCTTTCAATAATTATAACAAAAATAGCAACTCAAAATATTTATATCCGCCTAGCCGTTATGTTTTGATGTTTGCTCAAGCAAATGCTGGCTTTAGCATGGTGGAACTACTTGCAGTGGTCATGATGATAGGAATATTAGCTGTAATAGCACTTCCCAGTTGGTCAGCTTTTGTCACTCGACAGAGAGTTAATAAAGCTAATGATGCTGTTTTAGCAGCCATACAAGAAGCACAAAGACAAGCTAAACGACAAAAAACAAGTTACAGTGTTAGTTTTAAAGTTGAAAGCCAGATTCCCAAGATGGTCATTCATCTTGATTCTGAAGACGCATCTTCCATATCTGACACTCCTAAAAAGCGTTGGCAAACTCTAGGCGAAGATTTAGACATCCGATCTGCTGGACAAATAAAACTTTTGACCAATCTTACGGATAATAAAAACATAGCTAATGATTCTACTTTTAATCAAATTTCCAGCACACCCAAAACAATTACTTTCGACTACATGGGTACTTTAGTAGGTGCAAAGTTTGGTACACCACCTACAGGTTCAGATGAACCACCAGGACTCAAAGTTGCAGTAGCCAATAATAGTAATACTGTCAAGCGCTGTGTTGTTTTAAAAACTCTTTTAGGTGCTACTCTCACCAAGAGAGATAATGACTGTAACAGCTAA
- the hpsB gene encoding hormogonium polysaccharide secretion pseudopilin HpsB: protein MFKPKKQQQKTSCSDSGFTILESLVALLVAAILLAAIAPVLVISTATRVQARRVELASQAAKTFIDGIRSGAIAAPSQTISISASTESNARRVTSVTVPTSVTGKPGDYLVKSTTDDSVTKMALPTSATGLYCFTRAGTITTTDCTNKSFEYYIQAARIAVTGSSANDGYRLAIRVYRADVDFTKTRTASTGETNKKTQNPYTGGLGDRQSPLLEMTTDIANTSTSFNALCQRLGVATNKGCS from the coding sequence ATGTTCAAACCTAAAAAACAGCAACAAAAAACCTCTTGTAGTGATTCTGGTTTTACCATCCTTGAATCTCTAGTAGCCTTACTTGTCGCGGCTATTTTATTAGCGGCGATCGCACCTGTACTTGTCATATCAACAGCTACTCGTGTTCAGGCAAGACGAGTGGAATTAGCATCACAAGCTGCTAAAACATTTATTGACGGTATCAGGTCTGGTGCGATCGCAGCACCAAGCCAAACAATTTCCATTAGTGCTTCAACTGAAAGTAATGCCAGACGGGTTACTAGTGTTACAGTTCCAACATCTGTAACAGGCAAACCAGGGGATTATTTAGTGAAAAGCACTACTGATGATAGTGTGACTAAAATGGCACTACCTACATCTGCAACTGGTTTGTATTGCTTCACAAGGGCTGGCACTATTACCACAACCGATTGTACAAACAAATCATTTGAGTATTACATTCAAGCGGCGCGAATTGCTGTTACAGGGAGTTCCGCTAATGATGGCTATCGCTTGGCAATTCGAGTTTATAGGGCAGATGTTGATTTTACTAAAACTCGAACTGCTAGCACTGGTGAAACTAATAAGAAAACACAAAATCCCTACACTGGTGGCTTAGGCGATCGGCAATCACCTTTGCTAGAAATGACAACCGACATAGCTAACACTAGCACTTCTTTTAACGCTCTATGTCAGCGTCTTGGCGTTGCGACCAATAAAGGCTGTAGTTAA
- the hpsC gene encoding hormogonium polysaccharide secretion pseudopilin HpsC — translation MMRALKFLLQSQLKRSKVIEPVGGFSLIELLAAMILAVLVITPLMGFMISIMNTDRQEQAKVNSEQEIQAALDYIARDLQQAIYIYDSAGIDAIRTELPNETSTDRVPVLVFWKRELINQVITVGSGQDDTYVYSLVAYYLIKGSDNNNTWSNAARITRWQIRDGVPTTASGGVPCDGYTGKYVSNDYCPSKGFAAFSLDSPGTIHEKMSKWKRLSQYTTKNASGADVVNTVTPAATVVLVDFIDQTITGAPAKTTCPTGSTLVAPDTANFNTRDTFNMTSFYACVDRVNTTAQVFIRGNAIARLQNNNISYTASRSAYFPTASIRVQGRGYLFTQ, via the coding sequence ATGATGAGGGCATTAAAATTCTTACTTCAAAGCCAGTTGAAACGCTCCAAGGTAATAGAGCCAGTTGGTGGTTTTTCCTTGATTGAATTATTGGCAGCAATGATTCTGGCAGTCTTAGTAATTACGCCCTTAATGGGCTTCATGATTAGCATCATGAATACAGACCGACAAGAACAAGCAAAGGTAAATTCCGAACAAGAAATTCAAGCAGCATTAGATTATATAGCCCGTGACTTGCAGCAGGCTATCTATATCTACGATAGTGCTGGTATTGATGCCATTAGGACTGAATTACCTAATGAAACTTCAACAGATAGGGTTCCTGTCCTAGTTTTCTGGAAAAGAGAATTAATTAACCAGGTGATTACAGTTGGCAGTGGCCAAGATGACACTTATGTATATTCGTTGGTTGCCTACTATTTAATTAAAGGCAGTGATAATAATAATACTTGGTCTAATGCAGCTCGTATCACCAGATGGCAAATTAGGGATGGTGTACCTACAACAGCTAGTGGTGGTGTACCTTGCGATGGATATACAGGCAAATATGTTAGTAATGATTATTGCCCAAGTAAAGGTTTTGCAGCATTTAGCCTTGATAGCCCAGGCACTATACACGAAAAAATGAGCAAATGGAAAAGACTCAGCCAATACACCACTAAAAATGCCAGTGGGGCAGATGTAGTAAATACTGTGACTCCAGCAGCAACCGTAGTATTGGTTGATTTTATTGACCAGACCATAACAGGCGCACCAGCAAAGACTACATGCCCTACTGGTTCAACATTGGTGGCTCCAGATACAGCTAATTTTAATACCCGTGATACATTTAACATGACGAGCTTTTATGCCTGCGTTGATAGAGTTAACACTACAGCACAGGTATTTATAAGGGGTAATGCGATCGCTCGTTTACAAAACAATAACATTAGTTATACAGCTAGCAGAAGTGCTTATTTTCCAACTGCAAGTATACGAGTACAAGGACGTGGATATTTATTTACTCAGTAA
- the rpmB gene encoding 50S ribosomal protein L28: MSRRCDLTGKKANNAFAISHSHRRTKRLQQANLQSKRVWWPSGNRWVKLKLSTKAIKTLEVKGLEAMAKEAGINLNHY; the protein is encoded by the coding sequence ATGTCTCGTCGCTGTGATTTAACAGGCAAGAAAGCAAATAATGCCTTTGCAATTTCCCACTCTCACCGCCGCACTAAACGCCTACAACAAGCAAACCTGCAAAGCAAGCGCGTTTGGTGGCCAAGTGGGAACCGTTGGGTAAAACTGAAGTTATCTACCAAAGCCATCAAAACCTTAGAAGTCAAAGGTTTAGAAGCAATGGCAAAAGAAGCTGGTATTAACCTCAACCATTACTAA